In Bythopirellula goksoeyrii, a single window of DNA contains:
- a CDS encoding NAD-dependent epimerase/dehydratase family protein, with protein MTQSQHQPVVLVTGNSGLIGSRICQRLLDRYMLVGLDLNPPEQRQTVQEWIQCDLTKDSSVSSTLQEVLERFGSKIASVIHLAAYYDFSGESSPLYDDLTVEGTRRLLRGLNRFKHVGQFVFSSSLLVMKPCDLGRQLNEDAPTQAEWAYPQSKLDAEQVIQEEHGEIPTVILRLAGAYDELGHSPPITQNIRRIAEKELESYLFPGDADRGQAFIHLDDIASCVDLVVERRKQLDDYLLLLIAEDECLSYEKLQDRIGELIYGEEDWPTIRIPKIVAKAGAWAKEQLASREEEEPFIKPWMVDLADAHYPVDNSRARSILGWTPTRSLSTTLPAMIAGLKQNPRKWYETNHLPLPSQDVLDEISSVSLSKQTENC; from the coding sequence ATGACTCAATCACAACATCAGCCAGTCGTCCTCGTAACGGGTAACAGCGGACTAATCGGAAGTCGCATTTGTCAGCGATTACTAGATCGCTATATGCTGGTGGGGTTAGATCTCAATCCGCCAGAACAGCGGCAGACCGTACAAGAATGGATTCAGTGTGATTTAACTAAGGATTCGAGCGTAAGCTCAACACTGCAGGAAGTCCTTGAGCGATTCGGAAGTAAGATCGCCAGTGTGATCCATCTAGCAGCGTATTACGATTTTTCTGGCGAGTCGAGTCCTTTGTATGACGATCTGACCGTCGAGGGGACTCGTCGCTTGTTGCGAGGCCTAAATAGATTTAAGCATGTTGGGCAATTTGTTTTTTCCAGCAGTTTGCTGGTAATGAAGCCCTGTGATCTCGGACGACAACTCAACGAAGATGCTCCAACGCAAGCTGAATGGGCCTATCCCCAATCCAAATTGGATGCGGAGCAGGTGATCCAAGAGGAACACGGTGAGATACCTACAGTGATCTTGCGACTGGCTGGGGCCTATGATGAATTGGGCCATTCGCCTCCGATTACGCAGAACATTCGTCGAATTGCCGAAAAAGAACTGGAGAGTTACCTATTTCCTGGCGACGCAGATCGCGGCCAAGCGTTTATTCACCTGGACGACATAGCAAGCTGCGTGGACCTAGTCGTAGAACGACGCAAGCAATTAGACGACTATCTCCTATTACTCATTGCAGAAGATGAATGCCTGAGTTACGAGAAGCTCCAAGACAGAATTGGAGAACTGATCTACGGAGAAGAAGATTGGCCGACGATTCGTATTCCAAAAATCGTGGCCAAAGCAGGTGCCTGGGCCAAAGAGCAACTTGCTAGCCGCGAAGAAGAGGAACCATTCATCAAGCCGTGGATGGTCGATTTGGCTGATGCCCATTATCCAGTCGATAATAGCCGAGCAAGAAGCATCCTGGGATGGACTCCAACACGGTCTCTTTCAACCACGCTTCCTGCCATGATCGCTGGCTTGAAACAGAATCCGCGCAAATGGTATGAGACGAATCATCTGCCACTTCCCTCTCAAGACGTACTCGATGAGATATCTAGCGTTTCACTGAGCAAGCAAACTGAGAATTGTTAG
- a CDS encoding mechanosensitive ion channel family protein, translating into MSISPTDFAGAQTEAPPSEESAGESDEQKPPERIDIQPLAEDEEIGSRLKKILVATEWFVDPQVRVEEGVVFLTGEAKSPEHKEWATKLSGNTQDVVAVANRMKVTKPSTWDFTPAWQEIDNLRRNSIQTLPVLLVALVVLLLFWFATKFVAALSRRIAARRTSNSLLREVVAKAVSIPVLLLGIYLALRVSGLTRLAATVLGGTGLLGIVLGIAFRDIAENFLASILLSIQRPFRTGDLIIVEGRKGFVQSVTTRGTTIMTLDGNHVQIPNSTIYKSVIENITANPNQRQTFVVGVDYEDSLEDVQATILSVLKEHPTVLAKPEPLVLVDELAASTVNLRIYFWLDISKHDGLKVRSSLIRLVKKALVDGGFTLPDEAREVIFPKGIPIRMLEERETENRDRKVSPSTDERDQPERTTTQSEGSLTSEAEEIEQQAKNSRLPESGENLLAD; encoded by the coding sequence TTGTCTATCTCGCCTACCGATTTTGCCGGTGCCCAGACCGAAGCTCCTCCCTCAGAAGAATCTGCTGGAGAATCTGATGAGCAGAAACCGCCCGAGAGAATTGATATTCAGCCCTTGGCTGAGGATGAAGAGATAGGTTCGCGTCTCAAGAAAATACTCGTCGCCACGGAATGGTTCGTCGATCCGCAAGTGCGAGTTGAAGAAGGAGTCGTTTTTTTGACCGGCGAAGCCAAAAGCCCTGAACACAAGGAATGGGCCACCAAACTCTCTGGCAACACTCAGGACGTGGTTGCCGTGGCCAATCGCATGAAGGTCACAAAGCCCTCGACTTGGGACTTCACTCCCGCCTGGCAGGAAATCGATAACCTACGCCGTAATTCGATTCAGACCCTGCCAGTTTTGCTTGTTGCACTTGTGGTGCTGCTCCTATTTTGGTTTGCGACGAAGTTTGTCGCCGCGCTGAGTCGCCGCATCGCCGCGCGCCGCACGTCCAACTCCTTGTTGCGCGAAGTTGTAGCAAAGGCGGTTTCGATTCCTGTTCTGCTCTTAGGAATCTACTTGGCGCTCCGCGTTTCAGGACTCACTCGCCTGGCAGCTACTGTGTTGGGGGGCACGGGACTCTTAGGTATTGTGCTGGGCATTGCATTTCGCGATATCGCCGAGAATTTTCTCGCCAGCATCCTGCTGAGTATTCAGCGACCGTTTAGAACCGGTGATTTAATCATCGTAGAGGGCCGCAAGGGGTTTGTCCAAAGTGTTACCACGCGAGGCACTACGATTATGACTCTCGATGGAAATCATGTTCAGATTCCCAACTCCACCATTTACAAGAGTGTCATCGAAAACATCACAGCGAACCCCAATCAGCGACAAACTTTTGTTGTTGGGGTCGACTACGAGGATTCTCTAGAGGACGTCCAGGCCACGATTCTCTCGGTGTTGAAAGAACATCCAACGGTACTTGCCAAGCCTGAACCGCTAGTACTGGTCGATGAGTTGGCAGCATCTACCGTCAACCTGCGAATCTATTTCTGGCTGGATATCTCGAAGCACGATGGGCTGAAAGTACGCTCATCGTTGATTCGGCTGGTTAAGAAGGCACTGGTTGATGGAGGCTTCACACTTCCCGACGAAGCTCGGGAAGTGATATTCCCCAAGGGGATCCCAATTCGCATGCTTGAAGAAAGGGAGACTGAAAATAGAGATCGCAAGGTTTCTCCCTCAACTGACGAGCGAGATCAACCAGAGAGAACTACTACACAGTCAGAAGGTTCGCTAACTAGCGAAGCAGAGGAAATCGAGCAACAAGCCAAGAACTCTCGTCTACCCGAATCGGGGGAAAATCTCCTTGCCGACTAA
- a CDS encoding vitamin K epoxide reductase family protein, with protein MSNQANNTARASRIEVAPWAYNPSAWSQRIPICILAAVATLMATYMALYQWGLINAVWDPFFDEGSQNVLDSKVAQTMDRWIGIPDAALGAFAYLGDAVLGLAGSTRRWQYRPWLVILFGIDVIPLGIVSSVLVILQGAVVGSWCFLCLVTAVISLILAYWAYDEVYSSLKYLLLVWKKSHRISVVWNAFFGIPTTISRQAGDELMREVN; from the coding sequence ATGTCTAACCAAGCGAACAACACGGCGCGCGCTAGTCGTATTGAAGTTGCACCCTGGGCCTACAATCCCTCGGCTTGGAGTCAGCGGATTCCCATCTGCATTCTAGCCGCAGTGGCAACGCTGATGGCTACCTACATGGCTCTCTACCAGTGGGGCTTAATCAACGCGGTATGGGATCCCTTCTTTGATGAAGGTTCGCAGAATGTGTTAGATTCCAAAGTAGCACAGACAATGGACCGCTGGATCGGAATCCCAGACGCTGCTTTGGGCGCATTCGCCTATTTAGGAGATGCTGTCCTGGGGTTGGCAGGCTCGACGCGACGCTGGCAATATCGACCCTGGTTGGTAATCCTCTTCGGCATTGACGTCATTCCGCTCGGTATTGTCAGCAGCGTTCTTGTCATTCTGCAGGGCGCTGTCGTCGGCTCGTGGTGTTTTCTCTGCCTCGTGACGGCAGTGATCTCCTTGATTCTTGCCTACTGGGCCTATGACGAAGTCTATTCCTCTTTGAAATACCTTCTGCTCGTCTGGAAAAAATCGCATCGCATTTCGGTCGTATGGAACGCATTTTTCGGAATACCTACTACAATCTCGCGACAAGCGGGTGACGAATTGATGCGGGAGGTGAACTGA
- a CDS encoding PA2169 family four-helix-bundle protein, with protein sequence MSILRESTASNLKPETVSKLQMLHQANIDSAKGFEEAAKDVENAKLAADFRSWSEERSKQAQELASLIEINEGEVDREGSWLGDLHRSYISLKAAITSDDEHAVLAEAERGEDHIKGAYEEVLEQCPGTAVNNTLQHQYANVKKIHDRVLELRDACKSC encoded by the coding sequence ATGAGTATTCTACGTGAAAGCACGGCATCGAATCTTAAGCCTGAGACAGTCAGCAAATTGCAGATGTTGCATCAGGCAAATATAGATAGTGCCAAAGGATTTGAAGAGGCTGCTAAAGATGTGGAGAATGCAAAACTAGCTGCTGACTTTCGGTCCTGGTCTGAGGAGCGAAGCAAACAAGCACAAGAGCTAGCTAGCCTAATCGAGATCAACGAAGGTGAAGTGGATCGCGAGGGAAGCTGGCTTGGAGATTTGCATCGCTCATACATCTCGCTCAAAGCAGCGATTACATCAGATGATGAACATGCTGTTTTAGCAGAGGCCGAGCGGGGTGAAGACCATATCAAAGGGGCCTACGAGGAAGTGCTAGAGCAGTGCCCTGGCACGGCGGTCAACAACACCTTGCAGCATCAGTACGCCAATGTCAAGAAGATCCACGATCGGGTTCTTGAATTGCGAGATGCTTGTAAGAGTTGTTAA
- a CDS encoding Hpt domain-containing protein, whose protein sequence is MKSTYEASSVKQQHRTDMPDYDLNAALERLGGSRELLRDMIGFYLEDYTILLDRIEDAAEAGDPISLARSAHSLKGLASNFDATEVIEASDATTLAARKSVGLMPEKEIAALSHAASELAEHLQAELDDGEISE, encoded by the coding sequence ATGAAATCCACGTATGAGGCCAGCAGCGTGAAGCAACAACACCGAACCGATATGCCAGATTATGATTTGAATGCCGCTCTTGAACGCCTTGGAGGAAGCCGCGAATTATTGCGAGATATGATCGGCTTCTATTTGGAGGACTATACTATTCTCCTTGATCGCATTGAGGATGCTGCTGAGGCGGGGGATCCCATCTCGCTGGCTCGATCCGCCCACAGCCTGAAGGGATTGGCGTCAAACTTTGATGCAACGGAAGTGATCGAGGCTTCCGATGCGACCACCTTGGCTGCGCGCAAAAGTGTGGGCTTGATGCCCGAGAAGGAGATTGCTGCCCTTTCGCATGCAGCCTCTGAGCTTGCTGAGCACTTGCAGGCTGAATTGGACGACGGTGAAATCTCTGAGTAG
- a CDS encoding carbon storage regulator, with amino-acid sequence MLVLSRKSEESINLPELGIEIRILHVRGKNVSVGIEAPRKIRVLRGELLEAENVESSSWYRNPAIRYTV; translated from the coding sequence ATGCTCGTTCTTTCCAGAAAGTCAGAAGAATCGATTAATTTACCAGAGTTGGGAATTGAGATACGGATTTTGCATGTGCGAGGAAAAAATGTCTCCGTAGGGATTGAAGCTCCGCGAAAGATACGAGTTCTCCGTGGAGAATTGCTTGAAGCGGAGAATGTAGAATCTAGTTCATGGTACCGAAATCCTGCAATCCGTTATACCGTATGA
- a CDS encoding beta strand repeat-containing protein: MKRLLVVYAIALCCSGSLQGQTLPSGVLDVPPLVIGNSESIGSNTTLNVANGGIVGNLFDAGKTNGTSTNIEVNVIGGVVGDGFDAYGGSTVNISGGSVGEDFDAHRNSVVNISGGNVGQDFRALYESEVNITGGSVGRRLLVYGGGTVNLMGGSIGDRSEAPGGTLNISGGTVGYQFLGGEGSVVNISGGELGESSYAFYLSTFNISGGLVKRNFSVVNSSTVNVSGGVIESGFYVSSLSPAHFSGGSIADGFEKSAGSLLTIEGADYSVDGVPIQDLVEVGSSLQYDLPAGAVLSGTFADGTPFAFSSLEGDDIADGTIVLNTVAIPTPDPITIEMPGGVLPLGIRMGQTLNVSAGGIVPSNFNAGPGSHVNISGGEVWANFESTGAIVEMSEGVLGSGFDAFHGSSVAIAGGVVGGGAHFLGADLVVTGGRMGDNLFVGDGSTANFSGGTFENRLNLNDGSSTTFQGADFRIDGVPVAGLDQIDDTVAISLPTSAVLSGTLADGTPFAFSRLDGDLIADGVLTLQAAAVTPIGPTSIDAESDPLPLGIRTGQTLTVGVGANVPAAFNAGRGSHIDVTGGTIGTNLEAVSAEVSISSGDVGDYFDAFDGSVVTMTGGELGYGGQIDNGSVLNLSGGVIRGLTATHGTTINVSGGEIFGTAAVRDNATITLVGGTVVGITAANSVVDVAGGEVGSFTAGVGSMVTLRGGRFGDGISSSASSSVLVQGAEFHLDGIPLAGVAAPGDLLAVNIPLGSVVSGTLSDGTTFAFGKGFRTSDSFADGSLTLEFVEPPPAGPTIITLPTDPVPLGVRNGQTLIVESGGVVGENFTAAVGSQIVVHSGGVIGANFEAIGSEVLVYGGTIGSRLDILAGATLTMTSGVLGAGSNSAESVNVFGGTLNLRGGAVEPALIAADEAEVNLFGYGFAINGVPIVGLAQDEAFPIFDRNGASLTGYLSDGSPFDFRLLESSGRIFDAFSADTLLTVTLTVPDELGGDFDMDGDVDGRDFLEWQRNGSPDPLSSTDLALWQTQYGLTATPGSATRLVPEPSSLIQGLMILVGGLNHLCRRK, from the coding sequence ATGAAGCGACTCCTTGTTGTCTATGCCATCGCCCTCTGTTGTTCAGGATCTCTGCAGGGTCAAACCCTCCCCTCTGGCGTGCTCGATGTACCTCCACTGGTGATCGGCAACAGCGAGTCGATCGGTTCGAACACGACGCTGAACGTCGCAAACGGGGGCATCGTTGGCAATCTTTTCGACGCAGGGAAAACAAATGGAACGAGTACAAACATCGAGGTTAACGTCATTGGAGGCGTGGTTGGCGATGGGTTTGATGCCTACGGAGGTTCCACAGTCAACATCTCCGGCGGTTCCGTCGGGGAAGACTTCGACGCGCACAGAAACAGTGTGGTCAACATTTCTGGTGGCAATGTAGGCCAAGACTTTCGAGCTTTGTATGAAAGTGAAGTGAACATCACTGGAGGTTCCGTCGGACGGCGACTGCTGGTCTACGGCGGCGGGACCGTCAACCTGATGGGAGGATCGATTGGTGATCGAAGTGAGGCGCCTGGCGGCACCTTGAACATTAGCGGTGGAACCGTTGGTTATCAGTTTCTCGGCGGGGAAGGCTCGGTCGTCAACATCAGCGGCGGCGAACTTGGCGAGAGCTCTTACGCCTTCTACCTTTCCACATTCAATATCTCCGGCGGACTGGTGAAAAGAAACTTCTCTGTTGTCAATTCCAGTACAGTAAATGTGTCAGGCGGAGTGATCGAATCGGGATTCTACGTCAGCAGTTTGAGCCCCGCTCATTTTTCTGGGGGCTCAATAGCAGATGGTTTTGAGAAAAGTGCCGGTTCGTTGCTCACAATCGAAGGCGCAGACTACTCTGTTGATGGGGTACCTATTCAGGATCTTGTTGAAGTTGGTTCTTCTTTGCAATATGACCTACCTGCTGGAGCCGTGCTCAGCGGGACCTTTGCAGATGGTACACCTTTCGCATTCTCGTCACTCGAAGGCGACGACATTGCAGACGGCACAATAGTACTCAACACGGTCGCAATCCCTACACCTGATCCGATCACGATCGAGATGCCTGGCGGTGTCCTGCCATTGGGCATCCGTATGGGCCAAACTCTCAATGTGTCGGCAGGTGGCATCGTGCCATCCAACTTCAACGCTGGACCGGGGAGCCACGTCAACATCTCAGGAGGTGAGGTGTGGGCAAACTTCGAATCTACAGGCGCCATCGTTGAGATGAGCGAGGGAGTACTCGGAAGCGGGTTTGATGCATTTCACGGGAGCAGTGTCGCAATTGCAGGTGGCGTAGTTGGTGGCGGTGCACACTTTCTTGGGGCGGACTTGGTCGTCACAGGGGGAAGGATGGGCGACAATCTATTCGTCGGCGATGGAAGTACGGCGAACTTCTCCGGCGGGACGTTCGAAAATCGGCTCAATTTGAATGACGGAAGCTCGACCACCTTTCAAGGTGCCGACTTCCGCATCGACGGAGTTCCTGTAGCAGGGCTCGACCAGATCGACGACACCGTAGCCATAAGCTTACCGACTTCTGCGGTCCTGAGCGGCACATTGGCTGACGGCACGCCGTTCGCGTTCTCTCGGTTGGATGGTGATCTCATTGCGGATGGTGTGTTGACACTCCAGGCGGCAGCTGTCACCCCAATTGGTCCGACAAGCATCGACGCCGAATCCGACCCACTTCCCCTCGGCATCCGAACTGGCCAGACCCTAACCGTCGGCGTTGGTGCCAATGTTCCTGCCGCATTCAATGCGGGACGTGGCTCACATATCGACGTGACCGGGGGTACGATCGGAACCAATCTGGAAGCCGTCTCCGCAGAGGTAAGCATTTCTTCGGGAGATGTCGGAGACTACTTCGACGCTTTCGACGGCTCCGTCGTTACAATGACCGGCGGTGAGCTTGGTTACGGTGGGCAAATCGATAACGGCAGTGTTCTCAATCTCAGTGGCGGAGTGATTCGCGGACTCACTGCTACCCACGGCACGACGATCAACGTATCGGGAGGAGAAATATTCGGAACCGCGGCTGTTCGTGACAACGCGACGATCACTTTGGTGGGAGGAACCGTGGTTGGTATTACGGCGGCGAATTCCGTGGTCGATGTTGCTGGGGGCGAAGTTGGGTCATTCACTGCTGGCGTGGGAAGTATGGTAACGCTCCGGGGTGGCCGCTTCGGCGATGGCATCTCCTCGTCCGCTTCGAGTTCCGTTCTAGTCCAAGGCGCCGAGTTCCATCTCGATGGTATCCCACTTGCAGGAGTAGCTGCGCCTGGTGATTTGTTGGCGGTCAACATACCCCTGGGGTCAGTCGTCAGTGGAACACTTTCTGACGGAACCACTTTTGCCTTCGGCAAGGGCTTCCGTACATCTGATTCTTTTGCTGATGGTTCGCTCACACTTGAGTTCGTAGAACCGCCACCAGCTGGTCCCACTATTATCACCTTGCCAACGGACCCGGTCCCCCTCGGTGTCCGCAACGGGCAGACCTTGATTGTTGAATCAGGTGGTGTGGTGGGAGAAAATTTCACTGCGGCTGTCGGAAGCCAGATCGTGGTCCACTCAGGCGGAGTCATTGGCGCAAACTTCGAGGCAATCGGTTCCGAAGTGTTGGTCTACGGCGGCACAATAGGCAGCAGGCTGGACATCCTAGCTGGGGCAACTCTCACAATGACCAGCGGAGTACTAGGTGCCGGATCGAATAGCGCAGAATCTGTCAACGTTTTTGGTGGCACGCTCAATCTGAGGGGTGGCGCTGTGGAGCCTGCGTTAATCGCTGCCGATGAGGCCGAAGTGAACCTCTTTGGGTATGGGTTTGCGATCAATGGGGTTCCAATCGTAGGTCTTGCGCAGGACGAAGCCTTTCCCATATTCGACCGGAATGGTGCCTCGCTGACAGGCTACCTTTCGGATGGTTCTCCCTTTGATTTTCGCCTTCTAGAATCGTCCGGTCGAATTTTCGACGCCTTCTCTGCCGACACGCTTCTGACGGTGACACTCACTGTGCCTGACGAACTCGGTGGCGACTTCGACATGGACGGCGACGTCGATGGCAGAGATTTTCTCGAGTGGCAGCGGAACGGTTCGCCTGATCCGTTGAGTTCAACTGATCTGGCGTTATGGCAAACACAATACGGTTTGACTGCGACGCCAGGTTCAGCAACACGATTGGTCCCGGAACCTAGTTCCTTGATTCAGGGATTGATGATTCTAGTCGGTGGTTTAAATCACTTGTGCCGACGTAAGTAG
- a CDS encoding DUF1328 domain-containing protein, protein MLSWALTFFVIALIAAVLGFGGIAGASAGIAKICFIVFLVLFVVSLIVPRMRGGV, encoded by the coding sequence ATGTTAAGTTGGGCCCTCACATTTTTTGTAATCGCTTTAATTGCCGCCGTATTAGGTTTTGGTGGAATCGCTGGAGCTTCGGCCGGTATTGCAAAGATTTGCTTCATAGTTTTCTTGGTGTTGTTTGTTGTGAGCCTTATCGTACCGCGCATGCGGGGCGGTGTCTGA
- a CDS encoding SPW repeat protein, which produces MWARVVECMLGCWLLMSPFIFGHASDTFVLWSNDLLIGGLVIVLALASYWSPTAWAHWMLIFVGIWLIGFGRLGSTPPLPGAQQNQIILGLLLTMFAIIPNHASHPPRGWQTSD; this is translated from the coding sequence ATGTGGGCCCGAGTCGTCGAGTGCATGTTGGGATGTTGGTTGTTGATGAGTCCGTTTATTTTCGGCCATGCCAGCGATACTTTTGTTTTGTGGTCAAACGACCTGCTAATTGGCGGTCTGGTTATTGTGTTAGCTTTAGCTTCGTACTGGTCCCCCACAGCCTGGGCTCACTGGATGTTGATATTCGTAGGGATATGGCTCATCGGTTTTGGACGGCTAGGTTCGACACCACCCCTACCCGGAGCACAGCAGAATCAAATCATTCTCGGACTGCTTCTTACTATGTTTGCAATTATCCCGAACCATGCCTCGCATCCCCCGCGAGGATGGCAAACATCAGATTAG
- a CDS encoding sigma-54-dependent transcriptional regulator — MPKLLSIDDDRSIHHLIRRALEELDLDISSASTAEEALASAEQSPPDVAVLDVVLPDMSGMDLFAKLKELDPRMPVIIVTAVDTSEIAIEAMKLGAFDYLPKPIDVERLLCMVEQALESRRMMTVPVAIDQLLTPAEKHDAFVGRSESMQHVFKAIGRVAAQNVTVLIRGESGTGKELVARAIYQHGSRSDGPFLAVNCAALSETLLESELFGHEKGAFTGAHSRRIGKFEQCSGGTIFLDEVGDMTPAVQGKVLRLLQEQKFERVGGNETIETDVRLISATNRDLEEMCRHGEFREDLYYRLNGYTIELPPLKDRGEDRILLIEHFLARLAKELDKEVSGIAPDAQAALLEYDWPGNVRELESVLRRALLYCSGTVLLESALNKELLKASTSPATDSKEAPTPNDDGLARFIESRIEEESSDLYAETLAEMETQLLTILLRHTEGNQSEAARILGITRGSLRNKIRSLGISIDQVVTVAEEDREVPDNKPDTVPAGQC, encoded by the coding sequence ATGCCTAAACTCCTGTCGATTGACGATGATCGCTCAATCCATCACTTAATCCGGCGTGCTCTCGAAGAGCTTGATCTCGATATTTCCTCGGCATCCACGGCGGAGGAAGCACTTGCAAGCGCCGAGCAGTCGCCTCCCGATGTGGCAGTGTTGGACGTCGTGCTTCCCGACATGTCGGGGATGGACCTTTTTGCGAAGCTTAAAGAGCTCGATCCACGCATGCCGGTCATTATTGTTACGGCTGTCGATACCAGTGAGATTGCCATCGAAGCGATGAAGTTGGGGGCGTTCGACTACCTTCCCAAACCGATCGATGTCGAGCGGCTACTCTGCATGGTCGAGCAAGCATTGGAATCGCGGCGGATGATGACCGTGCCGGTTGCTATTGACCAATTGCTCACCCCTGCCGAGAAACACGATGCTTTCGTCGGCCGCAGTGAATCCATGCAGCATGTATTCAAGGCCATTGGGCGCGTGGCAGCCCAGAATGTCACGGTCCTCATCCGTGGCGAAAGTGGTACGGGGAAAGAATTGGTTGCTCGAGCCATCTATCAACATGGCTCCCGTTCAGATGGCCCGTTTCTAGCCGTGAATTGTGCGGCACTGTCTGAGACTTTGCTCGAAAGTGAACTCTTTGGTCACGAGAAGGGAGCTTTTACAGGAGCCCACAGCCGACGCATCGGGAAATTTGAACAATGCAGTGGTGGCACCATCTTTCTCGATGAAGTAGGCGACATGACTCCTGCGGTACAGGGTAAGGTACTTCGTCTGCTCCAGGAACAGAAATTCGAACGCGTCGGCGGAAATGAAACGATTGAAACAGACGTGCGGCTGATCTCAGCCACGAACCGCGACTTGGAAGAAATGTGCCGTCACGGCGAGTTCCGCGAAGACCTTTATTATCGACTCAACGGTTACACAATTGAATTGCCCCCACTTAAAGACAGGGGCGAAGATCGAATTCTCTTGATTGAGCACTTCCTGGCGCGACTTGCCAAGGAATTGGACAAGGAAGTCAGTGGCATAGCTCCTGATGCCCAAGCCGCACTGCTTGAATACGACTGGCCAGGAAATGTACGTGAACTTGAAAGCGTGCTACGTCGGGCATTGCTCTATTGCTCGGGGACGGTATTGCTCGAATCAGCACTCAACAAGGAGTTGCTAAAAGCCAGTACTTCGCCTGCGACCGACTCGAAGGAAGCCCCTACCCCTAACGACGACGGCTTGGCGAGGTTTATTGAAAGTCGCATTGAAGAGGAGAGCTCGGATCTCTACGCCGAAACATTGGCAGAGATGGAAACTCAATTGCTGACGATTCTCCTACGCCACACCGAGGGCAATCAATCAGAAGCTGCACGTATTTTGGGAATAACGCGCGGCAGTTTACGCAATAAAATACGCTCGCTAGGGATTTCTATTGACCAGGTAGTCACCGTCGCCGAAGAAGATCGGGAAGTGCCCGATAACAAACCTGATACAGTGCCTGCTGGACAGTGTTGA
- a CDS encoding baeRF7 domain-containing protein: MFQTSDLRELVQERQTPFLSFYMPTHAAGREQQQDDIRHKNLIREAETQLKAQSDIDESSNEKLIKQLKSIPQDKNIWGHRSAGLAAFAAPDFFRVYVCPLVMPEQVSVGKCFHLSPLLPLLHANGRYYLLALTKDSAELFEATRYHRTCSDLEIGGPIEIDGAEEALQLHSHLAPTQGKGGVGEALFHGQGAPDDREKTTVVNYFKRQVDPQVSHFLHGNNTPLVLACVDYLAPIYQEANTYPHLLDKHVSGNPQEREEKELLHEAWECLEPRFQKLESLALKRFGDLSSSERTLDDEKAIMEASQNGQVETIFVPIQPNRLSATSSDMAEVSHVIENSVYQTLNHGGEVMSVKQVPTKEDGNPSALAAILRY, encoded by the coding sequence ATGTTTCAAACAAGTGATTTAAGAGAGCTCGTCCAGGAGCGACAAACCCCTTTCCTCTCGTTCTACATGCCAACTCATGCGGCAGGACGTGAGCAACAGCAAGACGATATTCGCCACAAGAATCTCATACGCGAAGCGGAAACTCAATTGAAAGCTCAATCTGATATCGATGAGAGCTCCAATGAAAAACTAATCAAGCAACTGAAATCGATTCCTCAAGACAAGAATATATGGGGCCACCGTAGTGCGGGGCTGGCAGCCTTCGCGGCACCCGATTTTTTCCGCGTTTATGTGTGTCCCCTAGTGATGCCGGAACAAGTGAGCGTAGGGAAGTGTTTTCATCTCAGTCCGTTGCTTCCGCTCTTGCATGCGAACGGACGATACTACTTACTCGCACTTACGAAGGATTCTGCCGAGCTATTCGAAGCTACTCGCTATCACCGGACATGTAGTGATCTGGAAATAGGCGGTCCTATTGAAATCGATGGTGCGGAAGAAGCCCTCCAGTTGCACTCACATCTAGCACCCACACAAGGAAAAGGAGGTGTTGGCGAAGCCCTATTCCATGGTCAAGGAGCACCTGATGACCGGGAGAAGACAACCGTTGTGAACTACTTCAAACGGCAGGTTGACCCCCAGGTTTCTCATTTTTTACATGGGAATAATACCCCACTCGTGCTGGCCTGCGTTGACTACCTGGCTCCTATCTATCAGGAGGCAAATACCTATCCGCACCTGCTCGATAAACATGTCTCAGGAAATCCCCAAGAACGAGAGGAAAAAGAATTATTGCATGAAGCATGGGAGTGCCTGGAACCACGATTTCAGAAACTCGAATCCTTGGCATTGAAAAGATTTGGAGATCTGTCGAGCAGTGAACGCACTCTAGATGATGAGAAAGCAATAATGGAAGCGTCTCAAAATGGTCAGGTCGAGACGATCTTTGTTCCAATACAACCCAATCGCCTTTCTGCAACCTCTTCAGACATGGCAGAAGTAAGTCATGTGATTGAGAATTCTGTTTATCAAACTCTCAACCATGGAGGGGAGGTTATGTCTGTCAAGCAGGTTCCGACTAAGGAAGATGGCAATCCCTCGGCGCTGGCAGCAATACTGCGTTATTAG